AAAAACAGCAACATCGAAGCAGTTCAACgcaattatatgtatgtaacaaTGTTGCTCATTGAaaacggaagaaaaataaatttcattttgtccGATTCAGAGACTTACtcaatatataggtatagactGTCTATTTCGCTTCCATTAGTTGCACAAGTTCTGGGGGTTGTAACGCaataattgtaacaaaaaGACACTGCTTATTCAGATACTACGACGTATCGCTCGTGGCTGTGAACTGGACTTCCCTGGTATTTCTGGTGATTTACATTCCTATGGTGTTTCCCGCATCGTATGTGATAGATCGATTAGGCTTACGCTGGACCATGATCGTCGGATGTGCTCTGGTCACCTCTGGCAGCTGGATCAAAGTATTTTCAGCCTCGCCCGATAGATTCTACGTCACCTTCATTGGCCAAGCCGTGATATCTAGTGCCCAGGTAAAAAGCATATCGAGTCATACGTGGTTCGTTCAATATGTGTGATCGAAAGTACGTACTGTACAAGCGAATTCATTTCGTACTTATAATGACTTCTGATATTCAGTATACATGCATGGTTAGCGAAAGGTAACCGGTAATTGATCATTTCAACTATATGCGGCCAACTACGACTCAGCTGCTGGGATTATTCTTCAGCATATAGTTATAATAATCCATGTTCCATGACAATTTTTCAGGTGATGCATTTACCAATTTGCGCGGAATTCCCATCGGTTCGGAAGATTTTTATACCATTTACTTATACGCGAGTTTATAGTTTGTGGCTTGCTGAATTTCAGTGAATGCAAATGGGTAGATCAGAAAATGTTAAACTCATATACATTTGTAATTGTGTACTATATTTGCCATTTGATGGCATTCAGAAGCTAGTAATTGCGAAACCTAATCGACCTGCTGAAGATGTATTTCATACGTAGATATGCTATGCGGTGTATAAAAagcgaaaatttctcaatcaTTCAACTTTTTAAGGTCTGATCAATCGCGATATCGCCATGTGAATTCAGCTTTACATTGTACCGTCCTCGGAATGTCACAGCTGCTGTAATTTACAGTCGCAACTTTCACAAGATATTATTGAAGGTTTCTCTATTTACTCTTCTCTGCTTCGTAAAGATTGAAATCTTTCTCACATTTTTATGCATTAGGTGTTCGTGATAAGCGTCCCTGGCCGTCTTGCCGCTAACTGGTTTGGACCCCATGAGATTTCAACAGCCACGGCAATTGGTCTTTTTGGCTGTCAAATAGGAATAGGAATTACTTTCCTCCTGCCACCAAACATCGTCAGGAATCATGAGCAGTtagaaaatattggaaatgATCTGTTCGTACTCTACTTGACTACCGCCATCTTCGCATCGTTGGTCACCGTTGTTGTATTCGCGTGTGAGCATTCAAAAACATGTATTAAATCTATAATAACACGGAGAAAGTATCATATTAGCTCTAAGAATTCAACATCCCAGCATGTTCCACTTCAAGGATGAATGAAGTAAACTGAAATTTGGATAATCCAATGAATCCTTCGACGTTTCTTGCAATTCTCGTCCAATGACAGTCTGCTCGCTTATAAAACGAATGGAAATTAATTGTTAATGAAAACTGTAAAGGCAAGTCACACCGGCTTCTTGTTGGTCACGATTACCAGATCGCCGTTTATGATCAACGCATTCTTCATCACGCCTTCTGCACATTCGTGCCATGATCGAAATATGATCGGATTCCATCATCCATGTCTTCTAGAATTAATACTTATGCACACATCGAAGTACGTAATTCAGTACATGCAGTGTTATATTAATGGCACAGACGTAATGACCGGTTTGACTGGTACGGACGATATGTTGACCTTGGATGGCTTCTACCGATTactttaaacaaaatttacgTATCTATCCACACAACTTTTTGCGGTAGTTTTCCGGTCAGATCCCCCGCTACCGCCGAGCGATGCCCGGAGGCTTCAAATTCTACACAAGACAGAGAGTACAGAAGGATTCTTAACACTGACAAGAAGGCTGCTGACAAATCGCAGCTACCTTGCTCTCTGGCATGCCTTCGGTGTTACCATAGGCGTTTTCAACGCTCTTAGTACACTCTTGAACGAAATGTACCTCATGCGATTCAAGGTAACCAAGCCACGCACTTAATGTCCAAGAACCagctttttgaaattcttgttCCCTTTCAGAGCGGGGAAGTCGAAGTTGGATACATCGGGGTGGTTATAACAATTTTAGGTATGGCTGGAGCCATTGTCGCGGGTGTCGTACTTGACAGGACACACAAGTTCAAGTGAGTTCAAACATCGACAACAGAGTAAACCGTAATCCAATTGTATAAGAAGATATTGTTACCGAAACTGAACCATCGTAAACTTTCTTTCAGACTGATGATCAGTTCGGTATGTGCACTGTCGTGGATAGGACTTATACTCATCGGAATCGGCTTGCTGCTTGAACACAAATGGATCATTTACCTGGGAGCAATCATGTTCGGGTAAATAATAACACTTTCATATCTATATCTGTATAGTAAATGAATAGTAGTTATACACTAGATAAAACAGATATTGAATCCGGattgaaatttctaaaaatttttcagttaatCGATTTGTTTTCGTTAAATTTAGCTCTCCTATTTTTATGCACTTTCAAATCTCCAACGATTTGCTAAAATTCGAGAATGTGCAACGGTATTTTATAGGGTGAAACAAGATATTTCAATTAACTTGAATAATGTTGTTTTAGCTTCAAATAAAGAAGTATGTACGTAAATTTAAAAGATCAAAACACTTTATGCAATATTGCTCACTGAAATTCTTGACCTTGGCCATAGTTATCTGATTATGGAAATCTGGCTAGGCATAATTTTGACGCTCAATTAACTGTCAGGCAGCTCTTATTCAGGGATAGACAGAAGTGTAAGATAATTAAACATTGATGTACCGTTTACATTGACTAACTTTTAACTTCGGGAATAGCACGTAAGatatatacaaaattatgCGTTCATGATTGTCAATACTGAGTATGCAAATCCCAAATAACATTGACGGAACCTCGTTCTTTGCAGTATTTTGATCAGCAAAGATTGTGTGCAAATCGCTATTACATTACTGTTAGCGATCTGATTCTCATAAACTGAACTCGAATAAGCAGCAAGTAAATTGCAATATATAACACACACTTTGTCTGGGGATTATTGTTGTTGGCAAAACTAACTGCATGTACGTGGAAGTAAGCTTAGCTTATTTGCACACAACTCGTGATATCTTGCTTgctaattgcaaaaattttgttatctGGGATGATTTGCTCGCCGATCATGCAAAATTAGCAATACCCGTACAGCTTTATCCATATTATAGCTATATTTGCGTTGTAGACTATTGTGCATTTTTCTCGCTGCTCAACAGTTCAGTAGTAACATCGGTTACAagttgtgaaaattattcgttttccTGCAGATCGAGGAAGCTGCCAGGCAATTTTCAAAGTCTCTTCACTCATATTACAGGTTTTTCAATGCTGGCTACAGCACACTCGGGTTCGAAGTTTGTGCGGAATTCACCTACCCGGATCCAGAAGGCGTAACTACTGCTTATTTGACTGTCGCCCACCAATCTTATGGTGCAGCAATGATACTTATTTTCGGAAAGGTATTAGAATCCTATGGCGACCTTTGGGTCCACATAGGACTCGGAGTAATCGGCTTCACGGGATTGGTAGCTCACATATTTACGAAAGATTTGCAGAAGCGGCAAAATGCGAAAGAAATCGCTTGCCGCAACAAAGTACACTTGAAAGAAGACCCCAGTGCATAAGACGTGAAGAGAACTGTCCGGAGTTAGAAATCGTATTTTGCGTAACAACTTGACCATCGAATTATGCAAGATTTTCAGATCCCAGATACGATGACAATTTATCGCCAAGCGGAATGTATTAAATCCATTGGAGAAACTTGTTCTGGTTTATTCCAAAAGCATCTGACATCACGCAAGAAAACTGGCGAGAAAAAGTGGTTCAAGTGCTATATACGCGTGTCAGCCAGGTGGAACATTTccgcaacattttttttgataaactgTCAAACTGTAAATTGTATGAAAACTTACTTTTAATATAATTGACATAACGCTGTGTGTCGCCATAATCGATCAACAAtggaacaaaaagaaaagctgTATTTGTTGGAAAAGGGCTGCGAATCTTTGAAAGATTATGATTCAACGGTAATATTTCACGTGTTACCTATTTGAATTTTAGTCCTTAAAATGACAACTATTTTCACCAGATGCATCTGACCTAGTGGGATCAATCTACGTTCTTACATCATAAGTAAATCAATCCAAATAATTTGTTCAACAGTCCCAAATCTGGTTATAGAGAATGGTGAGATACATAGATCAGTTTCCGAATCTTTCGATAGACATATATTTCTAAGCATACACATGGTAAAAAAGAATAGACCATACATTAGCAGCACGAAATTTCAACCACACTTGTTAATGTTGTACAATAGACACGTTGTTATCTCAGGAGCAAAATTTCTCGACAATATCACCGACTTGATATTTGCGTATACACCCATCCCTCGCTCCAACGTAAACGTGATCCTGTCCGTCCGATGTCAAATCGTTGATCGGTTCAAAATCAGATCCCGTTAGCTGCAGACGAACCGGAGAAATAGGATCCTTGTTAGACGAGGGAATCCGATAGCCAATGCATACCCCGTCTGTCTGGCCCACCAAGAGGAAATCTTTGTACACTAGCAACGCTCTGACAGGGCTGTTGCTTTCGTGGATTACCCTCAGAGTATCCAGCTGCTGGACTATACTTATCAAGTAAATCTAGATGGAACACGGAAACGGCGACTGTCACTcagagaaatttaaaaaactacgGATAAATGTACTTATCAGATTATCGTTACGAAACACGAGCATACATACCTGTCCGTTCTCTAAGCCAACAGCCAGACACTCGTTACTTACGAGTGAAAAAGCACTCACACTAGAAGGTAGAATTTTTCTGGCCAGCTCAGCTCTAGCTGCGATTGCGACTAACGCAAGAGTTCCGTCTTCACAACCTAGAGCAAGCACTTTTCCAGGTGTTCCGATCTCTCGATTTGACAAAACTTCTTCGTTTGGAGGTAGCTCTAATTGATTTGAAGAAGTAATAGCACAAGCCATGATACTGCTTGTCAACTCACATAGAACTCCTAGGCATTTAGACTCTCCAACATCCCATAGTCTGGCCGAACCATCCCTAACAATTTCACGGATTATTCAATAGAAATTGTGTCACAAAATAGAAACTAGGAATAACAGTCCGCAGAATGCAACTTATGCTACAACACGATCTATCAGTGGCATTCTTTCAGCCCACGTTGGGCTAGAATTTACTTTAATAAGACCAATGTGCttaatatgtaataaaaataaaatctcaaGTATGGGATCATAGGATTTCTGAAATGTCAATAGATACTTTGAGCAGAATATGACAAGATGGAAACAATTATTACTTGGATGTGGTGATGACATTTCTACCTCTCTCAACGATAACCATATCTGTGACGGGGGCAGTGTGGCCAACAAGAGTAACGGGACATTTTCCTGTCTGGGCGCACCAAACTCTCGTTCTCCAATCTGCACCGCCTCCCAGAACTACAACACCAGATGGAAACCATCTGCATTGGTATATTTCCCCTACGTGGCCTTCCAATGTGCGCTGCAACAGAGCATGCCATACTTTAATCCATGAATATTTAATCATTAGATTCACCGTCTGTAATTTATCTATTTTagtctgaaaaatttgatcgataagaaataaaacatCAAATACTTACTCTGATGACTCCTCGCTGTACTTCCCATATTTGTAATTCTCCTTGAGACCCGCTTGATAATCCCAAGCCTCCAGGGGTAACTGAGACCCTGGTACAAGATTTAGTGTGCAGGGGGAACGATGTTAGGGGAGCGACGAACGTAGTGACGGTTCCGGAGTCTGTATGTTTTATGGTCACTGATTTTCCGGAGTAACTCACCAATGTGAACCCTTCCGAGCACGATATTTGGCCATCACGTAGTTCCAGTTTTCCCGTGACACTAGGTTGGTCTGTGCAGAAAATATGCATGTTATTTggatagtaaaaataatagaatctacacaaacatatgaaaaattaGTATTTTGGGTCGTTGAGCAAAATCACCTCTGTACTTGTGGGAGATCCAGGCTTCCTTGTCACGGCCTCTATTtggtaagagagaaaaaaattgattatcaCGTTGTAATGGGTAACAGTTATCAGGTTAGACCAGATCAAATTAGCAAATGTGTAATAATCACCTGAGACATGTGTCCCAGTCACAACGAATGTTTATTAAAGGCAAATTGCCGTTAGCAGTCATTTTTTACTCAGACCCTCAACAGTAATAAGCAATTGCAGAATATTTAAATCCGAACGACAATATAATCATCGGTCCATCTAATTGTTGCAGTATCGAATTGTCAATTCACTCCAACTCGCTTGAAGTGAAGTTAGCAACAAACTTGCTGCCACTTGTACGAACGCGTCGGGGCGAATGTTTTCGCAAAAGTTTAATGACTTcgggtgaaaaacaaaaaagtacaGAGTAAATAATCTGGATATAAAGTGCTGGAAGCAAACTATTTCACTATGTCTTTcttatttcaacaattatcTTCAGTATTGAATTGTCGAACTTTACCGTAGTGTGAAGATAGCTTCGAACGAACTGTCATTCGCAGTACAACGTGACTCAAGACCAGAATCAAATAAGCGTTCCGAGACATATTTCCATCGCTTCAAATCATTCCAAAGTCATCCAATCgtacataaaatttcatttattattttatttccgtgAAAAGACGTGCCATGTAGGGTTACACGAGATACTGCGTCGCATTTCGTTGTCACTTTAATCAGATTTGAGCCTTGCAGTTGGGGGTGGGGGGCGTGcatcgacgtcgtcgtcgtggtcTGAAGCTGTCGCTTGTCGCCTGTCGCCGGTTCGGCAGTGTCGTGATAGTTTTCTTAGCTCGAGCCAACGCGACGACACATTTAACCTGTAACTCTTTACTCTTCATTCGCCCAGTAGCTTTGTAGATTGGCATAAAAATGAGGGCTGTACGAACGACGTGTATCCTGATCGCACTCGCTTGCTTCGTCCATGTGTTTGAAATCGGTGAGTATCCATTACGTCCGAGAAACGAATGACTGAGGTTCGATGGCGGCGTAGAGAACGAATTCCAGTCTCGTCGCATTTTCCTCATTCCTGTCGCTGCAAGTTTCTACCAACGTGCGCATGTTCACGGCACGATTGACGTACACCATACGTGGTCAATTTGCGTATTacttttgaggaaaaaaattccttgtcTTCTATTCTTTGTATCTTGTCAGCGTTTTCTAATATCTATACCAGTCGCTTGCAATGAGCATTTTTCTTGttgcaaatatttcattctttttattcccCCACTTAATAATCACgtacaacttttttctttccactcGACACTCCGACTGAACATGCATGACTAACTGATCTGTTTGGTAGAGACTACCGCCCCTCTTTTGTCATGAAATTCTCAGATTCtgacacacatttttttctaattctattGCAATTTATTGTGTCTTTATTTTCTTGCCTTTCAAGTTgttcaagaatattttataagtaattattgaatatacCAAACTTACATCTACCATTTATgtgttcttttctttgtttagCATCTGGTGCATCACTCCGTAATAGCCCTGAGCCGACTGTATCTCCGACGACTTCACCCAAAGGCACTACTGCACTACCGAAGTCCACTACTATTACCACTCATCCACCACCAACACCAGCGCCAACACCAGCGCCAACACCAGCACCAACACCAGCACCAACACCAGCACCAACACCAAATCCAAATAACACTACTCCTGTACCACCAACTCCAACACCACCCACTGAACCTACTACTCATCCAACAAGTTCAACAACTCCATCGACTACATCACCCACACCACCTACTCCACCTAAAACCACCACTGCTATACCACCAACAACGACACCCTGCCCACCCGACGATCGTCACTTCGATGGACTCAGTTTCATGGGTAAGTACTCTTGTATTATGCTATAAATTCATCATTATTGacttcaaaaaatattctgtttcAAAATATGAGTTCGCCGTCAATAGATATATCGTAATCTATGTATTTTTCGGAAGAGATGACTTgatgattcaaaaaaaagggtttctGCTTGAAAGctcaaatgatttttaaaatcattgtaccgaattaaaaaacaaagattGCTTTTACAGTagtcgaaaaaatattcatagcGTATGTTAAAAATGAATGTTATTGTACCTCTTCTCACAGGTGGCATAATCCTGACTGGTGGTCTGGGCGCGATTGGCTTTATATTGTGGAAATTCTACAAAGCGCGCACAGAACGCAATTATCACACACTCTGAAGCTACGTcataaatttgtgaaattacACTATGATCCTCAGTTATTAGAACTAAATactattgataattattttagttattataatattgtgtattttttatatcgtCATTATAGTATTTAGTAAGTACCGAAAGATTGAAGTGCTCTTAGTACACTGACGTGCTGTTATATGAGATTGTTTCTCTCAAGTCAGACTATTAAAATGAGTGTATTATAagattgtgtgtgtgtacagaCAAACTAAAGAAACAAGATCCTAATGTAAAGTGTGCCATGGTTATCTGAATACATGGAAAAGGATgcgatcgaaattttttcaatgaatatttCTTCATACCCACCAATTATCAGCAGGATAACGATTCCACCAAattatatcaactttttttgtacGGTCGTTAAActgtgtaattattta
The genomic region above belongs to Diprion similis isolate iyDipSimi1 chromosome 8, iyDipSimi1.1, whole genome shotgun sequence and contains:
- the LOC124409340 gene encoding uncharacterized MFS-type transporter C09D4.1-like, coding for MDQKQCNENPTVPLTRVYARRWLMITIFILYAIAVIGQWLQYSIISNIIARYYDVSLVAVNWTSLVFLVIYIPMVFPASYVIDRLGLRWTMIVGCALVTSGSWIKVFSASPDRFYVTFIGQAVISSAQVFVISVPGRLAANWFGPHEISTATAIGLFGCQIGIGITFLLPPNIVRNHEQLENIGNDLFVLYLTTAIFASLVTVVVFAFFRSDPPLPPSDARRLQILHKTESTEGFLTLTRRLLTNRSYLALWHAFGVTIGVFNALSTLLNEMYLMRFKSGEVEVGYIGVVITILGMAGAIVAGVVLDRTHKFKLMISSVCALSWIGLILIGIGLLLEHKWIIYLGAIMFGFFNAGYSTLGFEVCAEFTYPDPEGVTTAYLTVAHQSYGAAMILIFGKVLESYGDLWVHIGLGVIGFTGLVAHIFTKDLQKRQNAKEIACRNKVHLKEDPSA
- the LOC124409342 gene encoding proteasomal ATPase-associated factor 1-like isoform X2, producing the protein MRRSISCNPTWHVFSRGRDKEAWISHKYRDQPSVTGKLELRDGQISCSEGFTLVSYSGKSVTIKHTDSGTVTTFVAPLTSFPLHTKSCTRVSVTPGGLGLSSGSQGELQIWEVQRGVIRRTLEGHVGEIYQCRWFPSGVVVLGGGADWRTRVWCAQTGKCPVTLVGHTAPVTDMVIVERGRNVITTSKDGSARLWDVGESKCLGVLCELTSSIMACAITSSNQLELPPNEEVLSNREIGTPGKVLALGCEDGTLALVAIAARAELARKILPSSVSAFSLVSNECLAVGLENGQIYLISIVQQLDTLRVIHESNSPVRALLVYKDFLLVGQTDGVCIGYRIPSSNKDPISPVRLQLTGSDFEPINDLTSDGQDHVYVGARDGCIRKYQVGDIVEKFCS
- the LOC124409343 gene encoding glycoprotein gp100, which translates into the protein MRAVRTTCILIALACFVHVFEIASGASLRNSPEPTVSPTTSPKGTTALPKSTTITTHPPPTPAPTPAPTPAPTPAPTPAPTPNPNNTTPVPPTPTPPTEPTTHPTSSTTPSTTSPTPPTPPKTTTAIPPTTTPCPPDDRHFDGLSFMGGIILTGGLGAIGFILWKFYKARTERNYHTL
- the LOC124409342 gene encoding proteasomal ATPase-associated factor 1-like isoform X1, which codes for MTANGNLPLINIRCDWDTCLRGRDKEAWISHKYRDQPSVTGKLELRDGQISCSEGFTLVSYSGKSVTIKHTDSGTVTTFVAPLTSFPLHTKSCTRVSVTPGGLGLSSGSQGELQIWEVQRGVIRRTLEGHVGEIYQCRWFPSGVVVLGGGADWRTRVWCAQTGKCPVTLVGHTAPVTDMVIVERGRNVITTSKDGSARLWDVGESKCLGVLCELTSSIMACAITSSNQLELPPNEEVLSNREIGTPGKVLALGCEDGTLALVAIAARAELARKILPSSVSAFSLVSNECLAVGLENGQIYLISIVQQLDTLRVIHESNSPVRALLVYKDFLLVGQTDGVCIGYRIPSSNKDPISPVRLQLTGSDFEPINDLTSDGQDHVYVGARDGCIRKYQVGDIVEKFCS